GGTCTCACCTTCGTCCTAGAATGTGAGTCCAGACCCTGGGCCCCTTGAGGGCAGCAATAGGCCTAGCAGTGACACAAAATGGGGCCAAACCAGCCACCTCTGCCTCTTCTTCAAGAAGTCAGGTGGGGCCAataagataactcacttggatagtgcactgctctaTCTGGTCTCCACCTctctaaaggaagcttcagtgctgtggtctccttcacacctctttctgtctctctaaaaagaaagaaagcagggtgggtagtggcacatctggttgagtgcacatgttacaatgctcaaggaccagagttcaagcctcaggtccccacctgcaggaggaaagctttgcaagtggtcaagcagtgttgcaggtgtctgtctcatctccctctctactactcccttccctctcgatttctttggttgtctttatccaataaataaataaatttaaagagaaagaaagacaggtggGAACAGGCTGTGTCCCTATAGAAGTctaacccacccacccactcctcaACTTTCCTGAGCCTTCTAAGCCCTCTTGGTAAgtagtggggagaggacatatgTCCCAGCCCAGTATGCAGCAGACTTTTTTCTCGGTGTCATCCCCACTGCACCCACGCCACTGGGGTTTTCTGGGGCCTAGTTTCAGCCAGTGTGGTGTGGTGGGGATAACTCTGCCCGCAGCCCCCTTCGTCCCCAACTGAGCTGCGGGTCGCTGCAGGTCGGGTCGGTGTGCTTGTCTCCGCGCGGGGCGCAGGGGGAGGGGCGCAGGGGGCGGGGATAGGGGCGGGGCCAGCTCTGGCAGAGCGGTGGCCGCCCAGCAAGCCCGCGGCGGCGGTGAGCTGGTCAAACCGAGCGATGCTGCCCTGGACCGCGCTCGGCCTGGCCCTGAGTCTGCAGTTGGCGCTTGTCGGGAGCCGCGCCGAGCTAGGTGAATGCGGGGGAGGCAGGGCCCGGCCTggaccccgccccgccccccggcACCCGCCGCTGCCTTCAGGGGGCCGGCTGCGGGGGCGGTGGGGCGACTCACCCACCTGTGGGGCAAGGCGGGGCGGGGCAGGAGCCCCACGGTGCTCTACCTGGCTGTGGGGCTTGACCATCCGCATCTCCAGAGGAATCTCAGAGCCTggatggggagggggaaatgCGTGGCTGGAAACTGaccgtgcctcagtttccctttccATTGAGTGTCCCATAGTAGGATAGGGAGAGCTGAGACCCTTAGGCCTGAGCGAGAGAGGAGATCCCCCAGTGCTGGGGCACCCCAGGGTCCCTGGAGGAAGGGGAAACCTCAGGCGTCGGTGGGGACCTCTGGCTGCTGCAGGCCGCAAGTCACAATCCCAGCCTGGCCATCTGGGCTGTGGGAAGGGTGCCTCTCTCAGTGCCCTGAGCCTCCAAAGCCTCCGCTTGCACCCCtgggacgccccccccccccattggagcTTACTCCTTGCCTCACCCCagcttcttgggggggggggctcctcaCCTGGAGGCTATAAACTGCGTAGTTCAACTTAAGGGTGCTGCTTCTCTAGGCAAAAGTGGGAGGGAGCAGCCCCCAAGGCCCATGACCTTCACTCCTGGGCCCACCTATCAGTGTCTGCTGAAGGGGTCTCCTTCCTTCAGACCAGACTAGGGGATGTCCCCCCTCAAACAGCTGGGCATGGAGGTCTTGTCCTTCTGCTCCCACCCCCCAGCTGATCCCCAGGATCTTTGGGGTGACCTGATGCGGCTTGCAGGGCAAGTGCCATCTTCTGAAAATGCCAAGCTCTGAGATTCTGCCCTGGGTGTGAGGCCACCTGGGGACCAACACAGGGGGCTGAAaccttctccctttcccccagGCCTGCCGATGCCAGCCCCCATGGGGGACCTGATGTTCCTGCTGGACAGCTCAGCCAGCGTGTCTCACTACGAGTTTTCCCGAGTTCAGGAGTTTGTGGGGCAGCTGGTGGCCCCACTACCATTGGGCCCTGGGGCACTGCGTGTCAGCCTGGTGCATGTGGGCAGCCAGCCACACAGGGAGTTCCACTTCGGGCAGCATAGCTCTGGCCCGGCCGTCCAGGATGCTGTGCGGGCTGCCACCCAGCGCATGGGCGACACCAACACCGGCCTGGCGCTGGCCTACGCCAAGGAGCAGATGTTTGCTGAGTCAGCAGGGGCCCGGCAAGGGGTTCCCAAGGTGCTGGTGTGGGTGACAGATGGTGATTCCAGCGACCCTGTGGGGCCccccatgcaggcactgaaggaGCTGGGGGTCACTATCTTCATTGTCAGCACCGGTCGAAGCAACCTGCTGGAGCTGTCAGCTGCAGCCTCAGCCCCCGTGGAGGAGCACCTGCACTTTGTACACGTGGACGACCTGCACATCATCGCCCAGCAGCTCAGGACCACTATCCTTGGTAGGTGGCCAGACCCCGCTATGAACAGAGTGACACTGGGCCTGGGTGGAGTTAAGGGGCAGGAGTGCAGGGGGCTCTGTGCCACAGACTCAGCCCAGGACTGGCAGTCCCTGACCATGTGGGGTGGTGTGCAACCAAGAAAAGAGGTGGAAGAAGCAGTTTCCAAGAATTCTAAGACTGCAGGtggcaggttcaagctcccagtccccagctgcaggggagaagcttcatgaatggtgaagcagtgctgcaggtgcctctccatctcttaatttctgtttctactgaaaaaaaagttagagtGGTGgggttgttgtgcaggcactgaagcaTAGCAGTAACCATAAAAGATTGCAGGTGTGGGGgagcaggcaatggtgcacctggtagaatacatgttactttgtgcaaggatctgggttcaaggcccccaggccccagctacaaggaggaagcttcttgagcagtgaagcagtgctgcaggtgcctttctcccttttctttctttctttctttttttttttgttcactaaggtttggtgcctgcactatgaatccactgctcctggaggttatttttcccttttgtttattgttattattgtcgtcgttgttggataggacagagagaaatggagagaggaggggaagacagggggagagaaagacacctgcagacctgcttcactgcttgtgaagtgacccccctgcaggtggggagcctggagctctaactgggatccttaggtcggtccttgtgctttgcgccgtgtgcacttaacccgctctgctaccacgcaactccctcttttctttttctttattgggggataaatgctttacagttgactgtaaaatacaatacttggtacatgtgtaacatttcccagttttctacataacactaaCCCCCCACATAGGTCCTCTTctaccattatgttccaggacctaaacaccccctccccctccccagtcctTTCCTTTGCTGCAATAcgttttctccctttctgtcgcccccttccctctcaatctccgtctctactggggaaaaaaaatgcacGTTAGCAGTACATGCTCATGCTTGAAGAGTGTGGACAGGGCAGGCAGGACTGGGTCATCTCCTATCCCCTGTGTGAGGATGGCCATGGGGTGCTGGAGAGGAAGTAGACTAAGGAAGGCCTGCAGCCGTGGCCAAGCAGCTCCCCCATAGTTTCACTGTAGACCTGGACACTCCTGGGGATCCCCTGACCTGACctgtggggacaggggagaggCAGGAGATGAAGGGTTGGTCACCACCTCCCTGCCTGCTATAGTCACTAGAAAGTGCCACTCATCCAGCATTCTTTTAAATCCTGGGGTTTAATTCTCCACTTGAGACCAGAGAATATTGGACTGTGGggtaaaggatcctgaagactttCCCCAGGATACCTGGCCCCTGTTGACCCCATAGCTGAGTCTGGAGAGGAACAGCAGGAGCAAAGGATAGCACAGGGCAGGggtggctcacctgatagagtgcacgttaccatacttaaggacccaggttcaagtccctggtccccatctgcagaaagggaagttcaggagtggtggatcagtgctgcaggtgttaaagaaaatgaatcagtgaaatagttcacttggatagtgcactcctTTGCCAGGTTCAAATTCAGTCCCCGCCCAATTGAAAGAAACTTTGGGGCTATGGTctttctgtctcagtctctctctctctctcaatttactTATTAGTTAATGagctagaagaaaaaaatggcatgactctggcacatttgatgctggTGATCAAACTCAGAAAAGGCTAGCACAGGGTAGGGGGTTGGCATACCTGGCAGTGTGCACGTTCCCATGAACGAGTACttggatttgggtttgagcccttgctccccacctgtagggaggatgcttcacgagtggtgaagcagctctgcaggtgtctatctttctctctccctatttcccccaccctcaatttctctttggtcTATCAAATAAACTggaatttagaagaaaaaaaaagccaccatgagcagtggatttgtagtgtgggcactgagccccagcaacaaacctggtggcaatacataaataaagaaggTGGAGGTGGATGCTCTGGGGCTTGCGAAGGGTAACAGCTGGGGTGCAAGCAGGAGAGGAGACAGCAGGAGCCTGGCCAGCCTGAGCTGCCTGTTGTCCACTTGGTCTGCCATGTACAGAGCTCTGGAGGGGATACATTTGGGGGCCTCCTCCACATCCCCTCACTGTTCTGGGGCCCCAAAGCAGGTAGCACTCTGGTTCAGCTGCTCCTGGAGTTGTGACATCTATGTGTGAATCCTGTGGGGTCCCATTCCAGACTGACCCCTGCCCTCTGTGCCTTAATTGCCCAGAACAGGTCTCACCCCAGGTCTCGTGCTGGCTACTTGGGTTGGGGTGCTAGCTGTCTACTATGAACTCTGCTGTGGGTACTGCCACCATTGAGAACCTTTGTCCAGGTCACTGGATAGGGTGAAGGGTGACTCTGGTGCACCCCTTCTCTGAGCCTGTGGCCAGGCTGACAGAGAAGTTCCTGGTTGCCTGGCTGTGTACTGGGCTCACTCAATGTTTGCAGGTCACTGCCACCTTGGGGCCTGTCTGAGGTTGAGCATTCCTGTTCTGGAAATCCCCCTCTGAAGTCAAGATGTACCCTGAGTCAGCAGCACGGCCCAGAAAGGGAAGATGTGTGTGTCTGTAGGGTGCAGGTGACATCCATCCTGTCCCTTGCACCCCCGCAGAGGCCATGCAGCCGCAGCAGCTCCACGCTTCCGAGGTTACGTCCAGGACAGTCCGCCTGGCCTGGCCGCAGCTGCTGACAGCAGACTCGGGCTACTATGTGTTGGAGCTGGCAGGCAGCTCGGAGCCAGGAAGCCCGCGTCGCCAGCAGCTGCCGGGCAACGCCACGGGCTGGACCTGGGCCGGCCTGGAGCCGGACACCAACTACGACGTGGCGCTGGTGCCTGAATCCAATGAGCGCTTTGTGCGGCCACAGCACCTGCGGGTGCGCACGCTGCCAGGTGAACTGGGCAGGCGGGTTGGAGGGTGGTGCTGCAGAAGCCAGGGCACAGCTCATGGCGCTTCCCCCACAGAGGAGACCGAGGAGGCCGGGCCCGAGCGCATCGTTGTCTCGCACGCCAAGCCGCGCAGCCTCCGCGTGAGCTGGGCCCCGGCGCTGGGCCCCGATGTCGCGCTCGGCTACTACGTGCAGGCTGGGCCGCTCCGGGGCGGCGCGGCTCAGCGCCTGGACGTGCCTGCGGGCCACAACAGCACCGTGCTGCAGGGCCTGGCGCCCGCCACCGCCTACCTGCTCACCGTCACCGCCGTCTTCCGCTCCGGCCGCGAGAGAGCGCTGTCGGCCAAGGTCTGCACGCCCGACGGCCCGCGctgccgcgccccgcgccccatGACTCTGCCCGGGGCCCGAGAGCCTTGACTGGCGCCCCGCCCTCCGAGCCCGGAGCGGGTGGCGCCCACCACGGAGTCAGGGCTCTGCCCTGGGGGAGGGTCGCGGGCCTGGCGTCTGCCCCGCTTAAGCAGGCCTGTGTCCCCGACAATGGCAGGGGACTGAGCGAGAGCTAGCGTCAGGTCGAGGGGACGTGGGCCAGCAGACCGAAGATATTGCTAGGAGGTGGATGGGGATGCGGGGAGTCTGCTCTGCCCGGGTCTCAAAGCTCCTCTCCCGGCCAGAAACCCACAGAGGTTGGGCAGGGTACTGGGAGCTGGACGCACAGCCTGTGATCGCCCATCCCCGTGCTGTCCACCAGGCGGCGTACCGGGCTGGGGGCGGTGCCTGCAGGGATCCTGATCCTTGGCTCTGCCCGGGAATGCAGGGAGCCCTGCTCACAGCAGCTGGGATGCGCATGCCCCTGCTGGAGGGCTTGTCCCAGAGCCTGGCACCCCAGCGTGGCGTCAGGCCTCTGCCCGGGTGACCCCAGGCTAGGACTGTGGGGCCTCCTGCTTCTGCTTATATCCTCGCAGGGATGGGGTAGCGTGCTTACCCTGGGCAAGTCCACCTGCAGCATCTTCTGAAGACCACCTGTCAATACTTAACTGCTCTGGAGCCACCAGATGTCCCGAGGATAGGAAGTACCCGGCTGCACTTGTTCAACACGCACTTTTCCCTTCTTCCCACTAACACCCAAATTAAAATAAACCAACCAGATGTCAACCAGGCCGTGACCTCTGAGTGCTTTTCTTcgtttaaacttattttattctGGAGAGAacacaagagcatcactctggcacatggaatcACCAGGAATGAACTCACAACTGATACCTGAGAGTCcagctctatccactgtgccacattccaggcattatttttatttttttattttttcctcctccagggttattgttgggctcggtgcctgcatcatgaatccaccgctcctggaggccatttttttcccccttttgttgcccttgttgtagcttcgttgtggttatttttttttttaatattttattatttatttattcccttttttattttttttatttaagaaaggattaattaacaaaaccatagggtaggaggggtacaactccacacaattcccaccgcccaatctccatatcccaccccctcccccgatagctttcccattctctatccctctgggagcatggacccagggtcattgagggttgcagaaggtagaaggtctggcttctgtaattgcttcctcgctgaacatgggcgttgactggtcggtccatactcccagtctgcctctctctttccctagtagggtgggtctc
The sequence above is drawn from the Erinaceus europaeus chromosome 10, mEriEur2.1, whole genome shotgun sequence genome and encodes:
- the VWA1 gene encoding von Willebrand factor A domain-containing protein 1: MLPWTALGLALSLQLALVGSRAELGLPMPAPMGDLMFLLDSSASVSHYEFSRVQEFVGQLVAPLPLGPGALRVSLVHVGSQPHREFHFGQHSSGPAVQDAVRAATQRMGDTNTGLALAYAKEQMFAESAGARQGVPKVLVWVTDGDSSDPVGPPMQALKELGVTIFIVSTGRSNLLELSAAASAPVEEHLHFVHVDDLHIIAQQLRTTILEAMQPQQLHASEVTSRTVRLAWPQLLTADSGYYVLELAGSSEPGSPRRQQLPGNATGWTWAGLEPDTNYDVALVPESNERFVRPQHLRVRTLPEETEEAGPERIVVSHAKPRSLRVSWAPALGPDVALGYYVQAGPLRGGAAQRLDVPAGHNSTVLQGLAPATAYLLTVTAVFRSGRERALSAKVCTPDGPRCRAPRPMTLPGAREP